Proteins from a genomic interval of Polaribacter sp. Q13:
- a CDS encoding DUF4199 domain-containing protein: protein MENQANSKNIILNYGLYLGLIGVITHLILFATGTLLEFQWINSVVSFIAMITLIIIGIKTFRTANGGFISWGEGVKIGLGITMISAVIGLVYTLIFMNFIDPTFQQQAMELQQQKWLDFGMTEEQIDASTAMAEKFQSPGILSAIILATSAFFGFIVSAIVAAIMKKNEEETY from the coding sequence ATGGAAAATCAAGCAAATAGTAAAAACATCATACTAAATTACGGTCTATACTTAGGTCTTATTGGTGTAATTACACACTTAATTCTTTTTGCCACAGGAACTTTATTAGAATTTCAATGGATAAATAGTGTTGTAAGTTTTATTGCTATGATAACGCTTATTATAATAGGTATTAAAACATTTAGAACAGCAAATGGTGGTTTTATTTCTTGGGGAGAAGGCGTTAAAATAGGTTTAGGAATAACAATGATTAGTGCCGTAATTGGTTTAGTTTACACATTAATTTTCATGAATTTCATAGACCCTACTTTTCAACAACAAGCTATGGAATTACAACAACAAAAATGGTTAGATTTTGGTATGACAGAAGAACAAATTGATGCTTCTACTGCAATGGCAGAAAAATTTCAGTCTCCGGGCATATTATCCGCTATTATTTTAGCAACATCCGCATTCTTTGGTTTTATTGTTTCTGCAATAGTCGCAGCAATAATGAAAAAAAACGAAGAAGAAACATACTAA
- a CDS encoding SDR family oxidoreductase codes for MSKVVLITGASSGIGKSIATFLSEKGYKVYGTSRNPKNSENFSFDLIALDVLKVDTINKAIDFIIKKEGRLDVLVNNAGMGITGPIEDTPTDEMRAVFNTNLFGAVDVMKAALPQMRKQKSGTIINVTSIAGYMGLPFRGLYSATKGALETITEATSMEVKPFGIKVACVAPGDFATNIAAGRYHTPVFDDSAYKENYQMNLNLMDAHVSGGMDPIEMAKAVHKIIETKNPKIHYKVGGFMEKFSIVLKRILPDRMYEKILMNHYKL; via the coding sequence ATGAGTAAAGTTGTATTAATTACCGGTGCTTCGTCCGGAATAGGAAAATCTATTGCTACGTTTTTATCTGAAAAAGGATATAAAGTTTATGGTACAAGCAGAAACCCTAAGAACTCAGAAAACTTTTCTTTTGATCTGATTGCTTTAGATGTTTTAAAAGTGGATACTATAAATAAGGCAATCGATTTTATTATCAAGAAAGAAGGTAGGTTGGATGTTTTGGTGAATAATGCAGGAATGGGAATTACTGGCCCAATTGAAGATACGCCAACAGATGAAATGCGTGCTGTTTTTAATACGAACTTATTTGGTGCTGTAGATGTGATGAAAGCGGCTTTACCACAAATGCGCAAACAAAAATCGGGTACTATTATAAACGTAACTTCTATTGCTGGTTATATGGGATTGCCTTTCAGAGGATTATATTCTGCCACAAAAGGAGCTTTAGAAACAATAACGGAAGCGACCAGTATGGAAGTGAAACCATTCGGGATTAAAGTTGCTTGTGTTGCTCCTGGAGATTTTGCAACCAATATTGCTGCAGGAAGATATCATACGCCTGTTTTTGATGATTCTGCTTACAAAGAAAATTATCAAATGAATTTAAATTTGATGGACGCGCATGTAAGCGGAGGAATGGATCCGATAGAAATGGCAAAAGCGGTGCATAAGATTATAGAAACTAAAAACCCGAAAATACATTACAAGGTTGGTGGTTTTATGGAAAAATTCTCTATTGTTTTAAAACGAATTTTACCAGATAGAATGTATGAGAAGATTTTAATGAACCATTATAAATTGTAG
- the fsa gene encoding fructose-6-phosphate aldolase: protein MKFFIDTANLEQIKEAQALGILDGVTTNPSLMAKEGITGEVNIINHYKAICELVDGDVSAEVIATDFDGMVKEGEALAALNPQIVVKLPMIKDGVKACKYFSSKGIKTNVTLVFSAGQALLAAKAGATYVSPFIGRLDDISTDGMNLIKEIRLIYDNYGFETQILAASVRNTMHIINCAKLGSDVMTGPLSAIEGLLKHPLTDSGLAKFLADYQKGN from the coding sequence ATGAAATTTTTTATTGACACTGCAAATTTAGAGCAAATTAAAGAAGCGCAAGCTTTAGGTATTTTAGACGGAGTTACTACAAACCCATCTTTAATGGCTAAAGAAGGAATTACTGGCGAAGTAAATATTATTAACCATTACAAAGCAATTTGTGAATTGGTAGATGGTGATGTTTCTGCAGAAGTAATTGCTACAGATTTTGACGGAATGGTAAAAGAAGGAGAAGCTTTGGCTGCTTTAAATCCTCAGATTGTGGTAAAATTACCAATGATTAAAGACGGTGTAAAAGCGTGTAAATACTTTTCTTCTAAAGGAATTAAAACAAACGTAACGTTAGTGTTTTCTGCAGGTCAGGCTTTATTGGCTGCTAAAGCAGGAGCAACGTATGTTTCTCCGTTTATTGGTCGTTTAGATGATATTTCTACAGACGGAATGAACTTGATTAAAGAAATTCGTTTAATTTATGACAATTACGGTTTCGAAACTCAAATTTTAGCGGCTTCTGTACGTAATACAATGCATATTATTAACTGTGCAAAATTAGGATCGGACGTTATGACTGGGCCTTTAAGTGCAATTGAAGGTTTGTTAAAACACCCTTTAACAGATAGTGGTTTGGCTAAATTTTTAGCAGATTACCAAAAAGGGAATTAA
- the menD gene encoding 2-succinyl-5-enolpyruvyl-6-hydroxy-3-cyclohexene-1-carboxylic-acid synthase, translating to MYPKKPLAQIVISACIQFHIDTVVISPGSRNAPLTVGFSNHPEIKALSVVDERCAAFFALGIAQQTQKPVAIICTSGSALLNYYPAIAEAFYSNIPLVVISADRPKHLIDIGDGQTIRQENVFDNHILFAANLIENEKYKTRNSQLIGEALQIAVSQKGPVHINVPFDEPLYETVEEMQSFNFPHIALSSLDNSHIDYGNLSKIWNAVEKKMILVGVNYPDADLHKLMDLYAEDESVLILTETTSNLHQEKSVNSIDQLIFSLDENQFEDLKPEVLITFGGMIVSKKIKQFLRKYQPKHHWNIDEKKAVNTFFCLSEFIQIKPLDFFLKFNKEIIKKESKYQQKWLQICDEKRVKHQEYLSKATHSDFKVFEQVVESIPANSKLQISNSSIIRYAQLFSIDKSNKVFCNRGTSGIDGSTSTAIGAAFASEKQTVFISGDISFFYDSNALWNANIPKDFRIILINNSGGGIFKIIPGPGTTNAARYFETPHTLTAEHLCKMYELDYLKADSTETVTAQLKGFYEASEKPKILEIFTPSEENNLILKEYFKYIQ from the coding sequence ATGTACCCAAAGAAACCTTTAGCACAAATTGTAATTTCAGCATGTATTCAATTTCATATTGATACCGTTGTTATTTCTCCAGGATCTAGAAATGCTCCGTTAACGGTTGGTTTTTCTAATCACCCAGAAATAAAAGCATTAAGTGTGGTAGATGAGCGTTGTGCTGCTTTTTTTGCATTAGGTATTGCGCAACAAACTCAGAAACCTGTAGCCATTATTTGTACCTCTGGTTCTGCATTGTTAAATTATTATCCGGCAATTGCAGAAGCTTTTTACAGCAACATTCCGTTGGTTGTAATTTCTGCGGACAGACCAAAACATTTAATTGATATTGGAGACGGGCAAACGATTCGTCAAGAAAATGTGTTTGATAATCATATTTTGTTCGCTGCCAATCTAATTGAGAACGAGAAATATAAAACACGTAATTCTCAATTAATAGGAGAAGCTTTGCAAATAGCAGTTTCACAAAAAGGACCTGTGCATATAAACGTTCCGTTTGATGAGCCTTTGTATGAAACTGTTGAAGAAATGCAAAGTTTTAATTTTCCGCATATTGCTTTAAGTTCTTTAGATAATTCTCATATTGATTATGGGAATTTATCAAAAATATGGAATGCAGTAGAAAAGAAAATGATTCTTGTTGGCGTTAATTATCCTGATGCCGATTTACATAAATTAATGGATTTGTATGCAGAGGATGAATCTGTGTTAATCTTAACAGAAACAACCTCTAATTTACATCAAGAAAAGTCTGTTAATTCTATAGATCAGTTAATTTTTTCTTTGGATGAAAATCAGTTTGAAGATTTAAAACCAGAGGTGTTAATTACTTTTGGAGGCATGATTGTTTCTAAGAAAATTAAACAGTTTTTAAGAAAATATCAACCAAAACATCATTGGAATATAGATGAAAAGAAAGCAGTAAATACGTTTTTCTGTTTGTCAGAATTTATACAAATAAAACCATTAGATTTCTTTTTGAAATTTAATAAAGAAATAATAAAAAAAGAAAGTAAGTATCAACAAAAATGGTTGCAAATTTGTGATGAAAAACGTGTAAAACATCAAGAATATTTATCAAAAGCAACACATTCAGATTTTAAAGTTTTTGAGCAGGTTGTAGAAAGTATTCCAGCTAATAGTAAGTTGCAAATTAGTAATAGTTCTATTATTAGATATGCGCAATTATTTTCTATTGATAAATCAAACAAGGTGTTTTGTAATAGAGGAACAAGCGGAATTGACGGAAGTACTTCAACGGCAATTGGAGCCGCTTTTGCAAGTGAAAAGCAGACGGTTTTTATCTCTGGAGATATTAGTTTTTTCTATGATAGTAATGCTTTGTGGAACGCTAATATTCCGAAGGATTTTAGAATTATATTAATCAATAATTCTGGTGGTGGAATTTTTAAAATTATTCCGGGACCAGGAACTACCAATGCTGCGAGGTATTTTGAAACTCCGCATACTTTAACTGCAGAACATTTATGTAAAATGTACGAGTTAGATTATTTAAAGGCAGATTCTACCGAAACAGTAACAGCACAATTAAAAGGTTTTTATGAAGCATCAGAAAAACCAAAAATATTAGAAATCTTTACGCCAAGTGAAGAAAATAATTTAATTTTAAAAGAATATTTTAAATATATACAATAA
- a CDS encoding DNA-binding protein: MSLQEDLYDEEENLQDDENNSEEVEMYLKEGDKVSLVIETETNLGYTVLINEEFDGLLFRSEVFQELEENMEVTGYIKQIREDGKIDVSLRPQGFRNVIDSDVEKVLTKLKESREGFLLLTDKSSPDSIRFHMKMSKKAFKKAVGNLYRQKLILIKEDRIELV; encoded by the coding sequence ATGAGTTTACAAGAAGATTTATACGACGAAGAAGAGAACTTGCAAGATGACGAAAATAACTCGGAAGAGGTAGAGATGTACTTGAAAGAGGGAGATAAAGTTAGCTTAGTAATTGAGACAGAAACCAATTTAGGGTATACCGTTTTAATTAATGAAGAATTTGATGGTTTACTTTTTAGAAGTGAAGTTTTTCAGGAATTAGAAGAGAATATGGAAGTTACAGGATACATCAAGCAAATACGTGAAGACGGAAAAATAGATGTTTCTTTAAGACCACAAGGTTTTAGAAATGTAATAGATTCTGATGTAGAGAAAGTATTGACAAAATTAAAAGAGAGTAGAGAAGGTTTTTTATTATTAACAGATAAAAGTTCTCCAGATTCTATTCGTTTTCATATGAAAATGAGTAAAAAAGCCTTTAAAAAAGCTGTTGGAAATTTATATAGACAAAAACTAATTCTTATTAAAGAAGATAGAATAGAGTTGGTGTAA